In Streptomyces sp. NBC_00341, the DNA window CCGCGGTACCGGCGTAGTCGGCCAGCTTCAGGGTCTCCTTGGCGAATTCGTCGCCCCACTCGCGGAAGGCATCACCGCCCGCGCCCTTCCAGCCGGTGGTGCGGCCGACGTGCTCCTTGAGCTCTGTACCGATCTTCTCGATCTCGGTCTGCGCGTCGACGAGAGCCGTACCGCGAGCCATGATCGCCGTGGCGTTGACGCCACTGACCATGTTGAGCATGTCCTGGTACGACGCGTGCTCGAAGTTGCTGGTGTTGTAGCAGGCGTTGAGTGGTGGCAGCTTCTCGCCCATGGTTATCCCTGTCCCCCGTTCACTTCTACGTGTTACAAGCCGTCGTTACCGCTGGACGAGCCGTCGCCGGGCTTGTTCTCGTCGCCTCCGTGCGCTCCGTGATCCTTGCCGGTGTCCGGCTTCTTGTAGTAGACCTCGGTGCGCTGCTGGATGGCGTGCAACCGCTCGGAGTGTTCCTGGTCGACGTTCTCGTAGCCTCGGTCGGCCAGGTCGACCGTGATGCCCATCGCCTCCAGCTGATCCCCGAGCGTCTTGGACAGCAGCTCCAGGCGCGCGTGCACCATGTCGTAAGCGCTGGACAGCCCCATGGCCTCCGGGAAACCGGTGCCGTACGAGGCCGGTGTGACCTTCTGTTCGGTGATACGGCTGTGCGCGGCCGGTGAGCCGTCGAGCTTCGTGAGCAGCTTGTCCACGCGGGTCTTGAAGCTCTTCAGAGACTCGCTGGGCGCCGCCAGATCGGGCGCGGGTGATCCGTCGCCCGGAAGTTCAGGTCTCATGCAAGCACCTCCCCTAAAGTGCCGCGGAACCGCAGGCGTGGATGTGGGATGCGTCGGCCGCATCCCACATCCACATCGTGCCGGTTCCGTCGTGATTCATCTGCGCTTGGGTCAGCCCTGGAAGCGCCGGGACTGGGCGAGGTCGTTCGCCCGGTAGCCCTCGGTGGCTTCCATGAGCCTCGTCGAGATCGTCAGCAGCGTCTCGTGCATGTGGTTGACCTTGACGTCCCAGCCCCTGTGGCGGTCGTAGAACGCGCGCTGCGTCTCGCCGTCCCAGGTGGCGACGACGGCCTTGACCTTGCTGTTGAGGTCGTCGAGCTGACCCTTGATGGTGTTGGCGGTCGACTTGACCTGGTTCGAGGCCTCTACGACCCCTGAGTACGTAATCTCCATGGAACGGTCTCCTGATGCGAGGCGAAGTGCGGGCGGGCTGCGAGGCGGGTTGCTAGGAGACCTGGAACCGGTCCAGGACTCCGTTGCTGCCCGTGTTGCTGGCGCCGTCGATGCCCTTGAACTTGTTGAGCTGCTCGACCTCTTCCGCGTCGAAGCCGTCCTTGCTCATCCGGACGGCTTCCTGGGTGAAGTCGAGGAGATCCTTCAGGTCCCGCACGTCGAGGTTGACCTGCGTCTGGAGGCCGTTGTACGCGTTGGCCGCGACACCCTTCCAGTGACCTTCCACGGCGTCGATGACCCCGTTGAGGTGCGTGATCCTGCCCTGGAGTGTGTCGTGCATGTGGCCGAGTTCGCGGATCAGACTGTCAATCTGATCAGCTGAGTGCTTGAGCTTGTCTGTCATAACGCACCTTCCCCCATGAATCGGATGTCGCGGGCTGCTTGCCTGTCGCTACCACGCGTACATCGGACCAAAGTTGTCAATTATCAGTTTAGCTGCGGCCGCCACGCAATCCAACAGCCTTAGTCTTGCCTTGACTTGTTGGATATTCACCTAATTACGCGGCTGCGACGGTCTCGCAACACGATCGCGGCGCCCGCGATCACTGCCACGAGAAGGCCTGTGGTAGCCAGCACGTAGATCGAGATCCGGGCGATGCGTTCCTTCCTTGTTTCACCCATCTGGAGCGCGATTGGTTCCGGTCCGGCGGGACCATTCGATACCGCCCGGTCAGGGGTGGGGGCGTTCACCGGATGTTCGTCGTCGTTGAGGGCGCGCACCGGGTCGACCACTCCCCACCCGACGAATTTGTCCCGGCCGTTGACCGCGCGTTCCGCGGTCTGCTCGATCTGGGCCACCACCTGGTTCTGCTTCCAGCCCGGGTGCTTCGCCCGCAGGAGCGCGGCGACTCCGGCGACGTAGGGGGCGGAGAAGCTGGTGCCGTTGTCGACGCACTGGCCGCCCTTGGGGACGGTGGACACCATGTCGACGCCCGGTGCCGCGACCCCCACGAAGTCGCCCATCTGGGAGAACGGCGCCCGCTCGTCGTTGCGGTCGGAGGCGGCCACCGCCAGGACGCCCTTGTAGGCCGCCGGGTACGTCACCTTGACCGCGCCGGCGAGTCCGTCGTTCCCGGCGGACGCGACCACGACGATGTCCTTGTTCAGCGCCTCGGCCACCGCGAGCGCCAGGTCGGAGTCGGCCCGCAGGGGTTTGGCGGTGTCCTGGGAGATGTTGATGACCCGGGCGTGCTGCGCGATGGCGTGGCGGATGGCCGCGGCCATCGTCGTGGCGGTGCCGGTGCCCTTGTCGTCGTTCTGCCGGATGGGGATGATCGTCGCTTCCGGAGCGAGACCGACGAACCCCGTGCCCGAGCGCGGGCGGGCCGCGATGATGCCGGCGACCTTGGTGCCGTGGCCGACCGTGTCGACGGTGCCGTCACCGCCGCTCGGCTTGCCCTTGCTCTTTCCCTTGCCCTTCGAGGCGTCCGGGTCCTGGGACCCGTCCTTCGGCACCGGCAGCAGATCGGTCCCGGCCGCCCGGTCGACGGCGGACTTCAGCTGCGGGTTCGTGTCGTCGACACCCGTGTCGATCACCGCGACCCGGACGCCCTTGCCCTTGGTGTCCTGCCAGAGCTGGTCGAACACCAGCCGCTGGAGCGCCCAGGGGCGGCCCTGGATCTGCTTCTTCATGGGGAAGGTGC includes these proteins:
- a CDS encoding WXG100 family type VII secretion target — protein: MEITYSGVVEASNQVKSTANTIKGQLDDLNSKVKAVVATWDGETQRAFYDRHRGWDVKVNHMHETLLTISTRLMEATEGYRANDLAQSRRFQG
- a CDS encoding WXG100 family type VII secretion target; this translates as MTDKLKHSADQIDSLIRELGHMHDTLQGRITHLNGVIDAVEGHWKGVAANAYNGLQTQVNLDVRDLKDLLDFTQEAVRMSKDGFDAEEVEQLNKFKGIDGASNTGSNGVLDRFQVS
- the mycP gene encoding type VII secretion-associated serine protease mycosin, yielding MKKQIQGRPWALQRLVFDQLWQDTKGKGVRVAVIDTGVDDTNPQLKSAVDRAAGTDLLPVPKDGSQDPDASKGKGKSKGKPSGGDGTVDTVGHGTKVAGIIAARPRSGTGFVGLAPEATIIPIRQNDDKGTGTATTMAAAIRHAIAQHARVINISQDTAKPLRADSDLALAVAEALNKDIVVVASAGNDGLAGAVKVTYPAAYKGVLAVAASDRNDERAPFSQMGDFVGVAAPGVDMVSTVPKGGQCVDNGTSFSAPYVAGVAALLRAKHPGWKQNQVVAQIEQTAERAVNGRDKFVGWGVVDPVRALNDDEHPVNAPTPDRAVSNGPAGPEPIALQMGETRKERIARISIYVLATTGLLVAVIAGAAIVLRDRRSRVIR